The following coding sequences are from one Thermocrinis jamiesonii window:
- a CDS encoding MoxR family ATPase — protein MSKSIAKHKAYKESYYQIFHYIKILTELMNPQSIVEGVSSVLKGKEDVILKVLVCFLSGGHVLLEDVPGVGKTTLALSFAKVLGLSFARVQFTSDLLPSDILGVSVYDQSKKSFVFKHGPIFHNIVLADEINRATPKTQSALLEAMAEAKVSVDGVTYELPKPFFVIATQNPIEMYGTFPLPESQLDRFSMKISIGYPDKETEANILRGDNPLEKVEKLTPLVKPHEILATMHQISKFYVSPDIAKFVVEIVTRTRKHPEVILGVSTRGAIHLINCAKALAYCRGRDYVVPEDIKDLAPHCLAHRMVLREGVEGEELIKAILEEVPPP, from the coding sequence ATGAGTAAAAGCATAGCTAAGCATAAGGCTTACAAGGAAAGCTATTATCAGATATTTCATTACATTAAAATATTAACCGAGCTAATGAATCCTCAAAGTATCGTTGAAGGGGTAAGTTCTGTATTAAAAGGAAAGGAGGATGTGATTCTCAAAGTCCTTGTTTGCTTTCTTTCGGGTGGGCATGTGCTTTTGGAGGATGTGCCAGGAGTGGGCAAAACCACCTTAGCGCTTTCTTTTGCAAAGGTTTTAGGTCTGTCTTTTGCCCGTGTGCAATTTACCAGCGACCTTTTACCTTCGGACATACTGGGTGTGAGCGTATATGACCAGTCCAAAAAGTCCTTTGTATTTAAGCATGGTCCTATCTTCCACAACATAGTTTTGGCTGACGAAATTAACAGGGCTACTCCAAAGACACAGAGCGCTCTTTTGGAAGCCATGGCAGAAGCCAAAGTTAGCGTGGATGGCGTTACCTACGAACTGCCAAAACCCTTTTTTGTGATCGCAACCCAAAATCCAATAGAGATGTACGGAACTTTTCCACTGCCAGAATCTCAGTTGGACAGGTTCAGCATGAAAATATCCATCGGATACCCAGACAAGGAAACAGAAGCTAACATTCTCAGAGGGGACAATCCTTTGGAAAAGGTGGAAAAGCTAACTCCTTTGGTAAAACCTCACGAAATACTGGCGACCATGCATCAAATAAGTAAGTTTTACGTATCTCCCGACATAGCAAAGTTTGTGGTTGAAATAGTTACCAGAACAAGGAAACATCCTGAGGTTATTTTGGGCGTTTCCACAAGGGGTGCCATACATCTTATAAACTGTGCGAAAGCCTTAGCTTACTGTAGGGGCAGGGACTATGTAGTGCCGGAGGATATAAAGGACTTAGCTCCTCATTGTTTGGCCCACAGGATGGTCTTAAGGGAAGGGGTGGAAGGGGAAGAGCTGATAAAGGCTATACTGGAGGAGGTACCACCTCCTTGA
- a CDS encoding MraY family glycosyltransferase produces the protein MVDTSEGVQKFHQNPTPRIGGLAVFSACVVSGLFSTILGKPFGKEFLTLFAVSLPVFLAGFAEDITKKVSPKIRLLSAFVSGILVVVFLSAGLKRIDVPILDELLKNSEMFSLFFTAFALAGMANAMNIIDGFNGLAGGVSMIIFLSYAYVSFVLQDELLLYLSLIMASAIFGFLLLNFPFGKIFLGDGGSYFIGFLAGLEGVLLVNKHPEVSPWFVLMLLAYPVFETVFSIYRRKFLRGGSPFEPDAIHLHTLIYKRIIRRKYKRTHPVIRNSLTSPYLWSFQIMASIPALLFWRNTIPLVLSFLAFCFFYLWFYWRIVRFRLKM, from the coding sequence TTGGTAGATACAAGTGAGGGAGTTCAAAAATTTCATCAAAATCCAACTCCAAGGATAGGTGGGTTGGCTGTCTTTTCTGCCTGTGTGGTCTCTGGCTTATTTTCAACCATCCTCGGAAAACCTTTTGGAAAAGAATTTTTAACCCTTTTTGCTGTGTCTTTACCTGTCTTTTTAGCGGGTTTTGCGGAAGACATCACTAAAAAAGTAAGTCCCAAAATTAGATTACTATCCGCCTTTGTTTCTGGGATTTTGGTCGTGGTCTTTCTCTCCGCAGGATTAAAAAGAATAGACGTACCCATCCTTGACGAGCTTCTTAAAAACTCTGAGATGTTTTCTCTTTTTTTTACCGCCTTTGCCTTGGCTGGTATGGCTAATGCCATGAACATAATAGACGGCTTTAACGGCTTGGCTGGTGGTGTATCAATGATTATATTCCTCTCATACGCTTATGTAAGTTTTGTTCTGCAGGATGAGCTTTTGCTTTATCTGAGTTTAATCATGGCTTCCGCTATTTTTGGTTTTCTACTTTTGAACTTTCCTTTTGGTAAGATCTTCTTAGGAGATGGTGGAAGTTACTTTATAGGCTTTTTGGCAGGTTTGGAAGGCGTGCTTTTGGTAAATAAACATCCTGAAGTTTCCCCATGGTTTGTGCTCATGCTTTTGGCTTATCCAGTCTTTGAAACAGTTTTTTCCATTTACAGAAGAAAGTTTTTAAGAGGGGGCAGTCCCTTTGAACCTGATGCCATACATCTGCATACGTTAATCTACAAAAGGATCATAAGAAGAAAATACAAAAGAACCCATCCGGTAATAAGAAACTCTTTGACCTCTCCCTACCTTTGGAGTTTTCAGATAATGGCGTCTATACCTGCTCTTCTCTTTTGGAGAAACACTATACCTTTGGTCTTATCCTTCTTAGCCTTTTGTTTTTTCTACCTTTGGTTTTATTGGAGGATAGTTAGATTTAGGCTTAAAATGTAG
- the kdsB gene encoding 3-deoxy-manno-octulosonate cytidylyltransferase codes for MKRIIVIPSRLGSTRLKEKPLQLINGKPLVRWVAEGCLKTGEEVVLATDSERIAEVVQDLPIRIIFTPSDLPSGSDRTAYALKYVEADYVINYQGDEPFVYKEDVERLFCALDEYPVATLAIHDPTAYDNPSCVKVVLDENQNALYFSRSPIPYMKKHLSFYPLKHVGIYAFRRDVLMDFVRWEPSTLERLESLEQLRLLEKGVKIKVLLSSNYYHGVDTEEDLKLVAQKLTFYS; via the coding sequence ATGAAGCGAATTATAGTAATACCGTCAAGGTTGGGGTCTACGAGACTTAAGGAAAAGCCTTTACAGCTAATAAATGGCAAACCTCTTGTAAGGTGGGTGGCGGAAGGGTGTTTGAAAACTGGGGAGGAGGTGGTCCTTGCTACAGACAGTGAAAGGATAGCTGAGGTGGTTCAAGACTTACCCATCAGAATAATATTCACTCCTTCTGACCTTCCTTCTGGAAGCGACAGGACAGCTTACGCCCTAAAATACGTAGAGGCAGATTACGTGATAAACTATCAAGGTGATGAACCCTTTGTTTATAAAGAGGACGTAGAAAGGCTTTTTTGTGCTTTGGATGAGTATCCTGTTGCTACCCTTGCCATACATGACCCCACCGCATACGACAACCCTTCCTGCGTAAAGGTAGTCCTGGACGAAAACCAAAATGCTCTATACTTTTCCAGAAGTCCTATACCTTACATGAAAAAACACCTTTCATTCTATCCTCTAAAGCACGTAGGCATCTATGCCTTCAGAAGAGATGTTCTTATGGACTTTGTCAGATGGGAACCATCAACCTTAGAAAGGCTTGAGTCCTTAGAACAACTGAGACTCTTAGAGAAAGGGGTAAAGATAAAAGTCCTTCTCAGCTCAAATTACTATCACGGCGTTGATACAGAAGAGGACCTAAAGCTTGTAGCCCAAAAGCTCACTTTTTACTCTTAA
- a CDS encoding carbon-nitrogen hydrolase family protein — translation MTKLAVLQWHVVFGSVQKNKDKLLSFLKHLEDALVVVPEMFLLGFDYENLKRQVIYCQEVVEELKELSRSKNLTLVGTYPEEREGKLYNTAFVISEGKLVGRRDKIKLFPIYRENKYFSPGAENPVFETRHGRIGILVCFELRFASLGWDLRKKGAQIIAVPSMWGAKRKEHLKVLSRARAIELQTFLLLSNAWGKIGEEEYAGCSAIYDPWGNVLAFSEEGESILVSLADTKKVEAVRRLIPVDDW, via the coding sequence TTGACAAAGCTTGCGGTTTTGCAGTGGCATGTTGTCTTTGGCAGTGTGCAAAAGAACAAGGATAAACTTTTGAGTTTTTTAAAACACTTGGAAGATGCCCTTGTGGTTGTCCCGGAGATGTTTCTTTTGGGTTTTGATTACGAAAACCTAAAAAGGCAGGTAATTTACTGCCAAGAGGTGGTGGAGGAGCTCAAAGAATTGTCCAGGAGTAAAAATCTTACGCTGGTGGGCACGTATCCGGAGGAGAGGGAAGGAAAGCTTTACAACACCGCTTTTGTAATATCTGAGGGCAAGCTTGTGGGAAGGAGAGACAAGATAAAACTCTTTCCTATTTACAGGGAGAACAAGTATTTTTCTCCTGGTGCAGAAAACCCTGTGTTTGAAACAAGGCACGGAAGGATTGGTATTCTCGTATGCTTTGAGTTAAGGTTTGCGAGTTTGGGGTGGGATCTAAGGAAAAAAGGAGCTCAGATCATAGCGGTGCCGTCTATGTGGGGTGCAAAAAGGAAAGAACATCTAAAGGTTCTTTCAAGAGCAAGGGCTATAGAGCTTCAGACTTTTCTTCTGCTTTCAAACGCGTGGGGGAAAATTGGCGAAGAGGAATACGCAGGCTGTTCTGCCATATACGACCCATGGGGAAATGTGCTGGCCTTTTCCGAAGAAGGGGAAAGTATTTTGGTAAGCTTGGCAGATACAAAAAAAGTGGAGGCGGTAAGAAGACTCATACCGGTTGATGATTGGTAA
- a CDS encoding cysteine desulfurase family protein: MFIKKLGKRVVYLDHIATTPVAQEVLEAMLPYFREHFGNPTSLHSFGQIAKKAINEAREKLASLIGANSPDEIIFTSGGIEANNLAIKGIAKAYEKRGRHIVSTEIEHHSILHPLKSLEKEGWEVTYLKPDKYGLIHKDQLAEAIRSDTVLVSIGHSNREIGTIQNIKELVEAAKEKNPRVIFHTDACPTLGHYPVNLQEWGVDCASFTAHLMYGPKGVGALWTRKGVKIRPLIEGGTQERGVRAGTENVPGIVGFGAAAELAQKELEDRMTRLSYYRDKLKKAIEEKLDYIEFTGHPTQRLPHHLSLIVHLIEGEAMLLRLDLMGVETASGSACVSLALKQSHVLFAIGVPKEVANGSLVFSFGRDNTEEDVDYVAEEFPKTVKLLRELSPFNPENWEQYIKSKK, encoded by the coding sequence ATGTTTATAAAAAAGCTTGGCAAGAGAGTTGTTTATTTGGATCACATAGCGACCACGCCAGTAGCACAAGAGGTGCTGGAGGCTATGCTTCCCTATTTTAGGGAACACTTTGGTAATCCTACATCTTTACACAGTTTTGGTCAGATAGCGAAAAAAGCTATAAACGAAGCAAGAGAAAAATTGGCTTCTTTGATAGGTGCCAACTCTCCGGATGAGATCATATTCACATCGGGCGGTATAGAGGCTAACAACCTTGCTATAAAAGGTATAGCTAAGGCTTACGAAAAAAGAGGAAGACACATTGTTTCTACCGAAATAGAACATCACTCCATACTTCATCCTCTCAAAAGCTTGGAAAAGGAAGGGTGGGAAGTAACATACCTAAAGCCAGACAAGTATGGGCTTATACACAAAGACCAACTTGCCGAGGCAATCAGAAGCGACACAGTTTTGGTAAGCATAGGCCATTCAAACAGAGAAATAGGAACGATACAGAATATTAAGGAATTAGTAGAAGCTGCAAAGGAAAAGAATCCAAGGGTGATCTTCCATACAGACGCCTGTCCTACCTTAGGGCACTACCCCGTTAATCTTCAAGAGTGGGGTGTGGATTGTGCATCCTTTACAGCCCATCTGATGTATGGACCAAAAGGGGTGGGTGCCTTATGGACCAGAAAGGGTGTGAAGATCCGACCTCTCATTGAAGGTGGAACGCAGGAAAGGGGAGTCAGAGCTGGAACAGAAAATGTGCCGGGCATAGTGGGTTTTGGTGCGGCGGCAGAGCTTGCCCAAAAGGAATTAGAGGACAGAATGACAAGGCTTTCCTATTACAGAGACAAACTTAAAAAAGCCATAGAGGAAAAACTTGACTACATAGAATTTACTGGACATCCTACCCAAAGGCTTCCTCATCACCTTTCTTTGATTGTCCATCTTATAGAAGGAGAAGCTATGCTTTTGAGGCTTGACCTTATGGGTGTGGAAACTGCCTCTGGGTCCGCTTGTGTGTCTTTAGCTTTAAAACAATCCCACGTGCTTTTTGCCATAGGAGTTCCCAAGGAAGTGGCAAACGGTTCTTTGGTCTTTAGCTTTGGAAGAGACAACACGGAAGAGGATGTGGATTATGTGGCGGAAGAATTTCCAAAGACCGTAAAACTGCTAAGAGAGCTATCTCCTTTCAATCCGGAGAACTGGGAGCAGTATATTAAGAGTAAAAAGTGA
- a CDS encoding P-loop NTPase — protein sequence MAVKEIMEALARQSVENKKLSELVKDIRLVGDKLELIFVLPNKSLESEIRDKAMTVLKEVEGVENFEIKFAPMGQPVQSPGFHKTRLSGIKHLIVVGSGKGGVGKSTVAVNIALALSKLGYRVGLLDGDIYGPSIPTMLGLKNQRVEVDKFNRIIPAEAFGMKVMSVGFLLPSEDTPLIWRGPMLMKALTQFLFDVKWGSLDFLVLDLPPGTGDVQLTLAQTVEIDGAIVVTTPQDVALADVKKAVVMFKEVGIPVLGVVENMAYFVCPESGNKYYIFGKGRVSNFALAYGLKILGSVPIEPAISETSDSGVPIVESSPDSQSAKAFLNIAKIIAEELERR from the coding sequence ATGGCAGTAAAGGAGATAATGGAAGCCTTGGCAAGGCAGTCGGTGGAAAACAAAAAACTCTCCGAGTTGGTAAAGGATATAAGGCTTGTGGGTGATAAGCTTGAACTGATTTTTGTATTGCCTAACAAAAGCTTGGAAAGTGAGATAAGGGACAAAGCTATGACCGTTCTTAAAGAGGTGGAGGGTGTGGAGAACTTTGAAATAAAATTTGCTCCAATGGGACAGCCTGTCCAAAGTCCCGGTTTTCATAAAACCAGACTTTCTGGTATCAAACACCTAATAGTGGTCGGCAGTGGTAAAGGTGGGGTGGGCAAATCTACTGTAGCGGTAAACATTGCCCTTGCCTTGTCCAAGCTTGGATACAGAGTTGGTCTTTTGGACGGAGACATCTACGGTCCAAGCATACCAACCATGCTGGGCTTAAAAAATCAAAGGGTGGAGGTGGATAAATTTAACCGAATTATACCTGCAGAAGCCTTTGGAATGAAGGTAATGTCCGTAGGCTTTTTGCTCCCATCGGAGGATACACCGCTCATATGGCGCGGTCCTATGCTAATGAAAGCTTTAACTCAGTTTCTTTTTGATGTAAAGTGGGGTAGTTTGGACTTTTTGGTTTTGGACCTACCACCGGGCACAGGAGATGTTCAATTGACCCTTGCTCAAACGGTGGAAATTGACGGCGCAATAGTGGTTACCACCCCCCAAGACGTAGCCCTTGCGGATGTAAAAAAGGCGGTGGTTATGTTCAAAGAGGTGGGTATTCCGGTGCTTGGTGTGGTGGAAAACATGGCATACTTTGTCTGTCCAGAGTCTGGCAATAAATACTACATATTTGGTAAAGGAAGGGTTTCAAACTTTGCCCTTGCTTATGGACTTAAAATATTGGGCTCTGTGCCTATAGAGCCTGCAATCTCAGAAACTTCCGATAGTGGAGTGCCCATAGTAGAAAGCTCTCCAGATTCTCAATCTGCTAAAGCGTTTTTGAACATAGCCAAGATTATTGCAGAAGAACTTGAAAGGAGGTAA